In one Chitinophaga sancti genomic region, the following are encoded:
- a CDS encoding DoxX family protein, producing the protein MKVLNPLLWILQVVLAILFIYSGYLKLFTPIARQAAMYPWTGQVAPVFLRFMGVIDLLGGIGILIPFTRIYAASGIVLLMISAAVFHITRGEASVIGFNIAVAIVAGFIAWGRKRLA; encoded by the coding sequence ATGAAAGTATTGAATCCTCTCCTTTGGATCCTCCAGGTTGTATTAGCCATACTGTTTATTTATTCCGGTTACCTGAAGCTATTTACACCCATCGCCCGGCAAGCAGCTATGTACCCATGGACCGGGCAGGTAGCCCCGGTATTTCTTCGTTTTATGGGCGTTATTGACCTCTTAGGCGGTATTGGAATATTAATCCCTTTCACGAGAATTTATGCTGCCAGCGGGATTGTATTGCTCATGATCAGCGCCGCTGTTTTCCACATTACGAGAGGCGAAGCCAGTGTAATTGGATTTAACATCGCCGTTGCTATTGTTGCAGGCTTTATTGCCTGGGGAAGAAAGAGACTGGCATAG
- a CDS encoding response regulator translates to MTNKVILLVDDDIDDQELFGEAMSIVDSAAVCHFASDGEEGLELLKDNSIDVQLIFLDLNMPKMNGKQFLEIIKQNEQLEKIPVVIFTTSLREKDGLETAALGAAHFMTKPSSFGELVKQLEGVLEKALG, encoded by the coding sequence ATGACGAACAAGGTTATTTTACTGGTGGATGATGATATTGATGATCAGGAATTATTTGGTGAAGCGATGTCTATTGTGGACAGCGCAGCTGTTTGTCACTTTGCATCTGATGGTGAAGAAGGACTGGAATTACTGAAAGACAATTCCATCGATGTGCAACTGATCTTCCTGGACCTGAATATGCCTAAAATGAATGGCAAACAGTTCCTGGAAATCATCAAACAAAACGAACAACTGGAAAAAATACCTGTCGTTATCTTTACTACTTCTCTCAGAGAAAAAGATGGCCTTGAAACCGCTGCTTTGGGTGCTGCCCATTTTATGACCAAACCTTCCAGCTTCGGAGAACTCGTTAAACAGTTGGAAGGCGTATTGGAAAAAGCCCTCGGATAA
- a CDS encoding Ig-like domain-containing protein, which translates to MDRFLIRKTIAHRLLISCCILSVVFADVTAQSLAKASASGAVSNVSIVSDNENTSFAKLGDVVTLTFIASSDLPIPQVTIAGHKVSPTAVSYLQYTASWTMTNTDTEGEILFNIVYINNAGDTVNVVNATTDNSKVYFDMTRPTSGVFSTASSPVSAPFSVSISFSEAISTFDVSRIILANATLSDFDRVRNNLITAIVTPLHDGQLSVQIPDSTARDQAGNPNVASVVLTRTAVSTGMFDKIYPNPASSNLIVKYLPAVSAKAVISLVNYNGLTVYEKEMALDGLTVTIDVSRVPSGMYMLYTRSKDYSFYTNVVVAH; encoded by the coding sequence ATGGACCGATTTTTAATAAGAAAAACCATAGCTCACAGGCTCCTAATATCATGCTGTATACTATCCGTTGTATTTGCTGATGTCACCGCACAAAGCCTTGCAAAGGCAAGCGCTTCCGGAGCAGTCAGCAACGTCAGTATAGTGTCTGACAATGAGAACACCTCCTTTGCAAAGCTGGGAGATGTAGTGACGCTGACCTTTATTGCCAGCAGTGACCTTCCCATACCCCAGGTTACTATTGCCGGCCATAAGGTGAGCCCTACTGCCGTATCTTATTTGCAATACACTGCTTCCTGGACAATGACGAATACGGATACAGAAGGGGAGATCCTGTTCAATATAGTTTATATCAATAATGCAGGTGATACTGTGAATGTAGTGAATGCAACGACAGACAATAGCAAAGTATATTTTGATATGACCCGTCCTACATCCGGTGTATTCTCTACAGCGAGTAGTCCTGTATCTGCCCCATTCAGTGTGAGTATCAGTTTCAGTGAAGCGATCAGCACTTTTGATGTGAGCCGTATCATTTTAGCGAATGCGACCTTATCTGATTTTGACCGGGTACGCAATAACCTGATTACTGCAATTGTGACACCTTTACATGATGGACAGCTGAGTGTGCAAATCCCCGATAGCACAGCGAGAGACCAGGCAGGTAATCCCAATGTAGCATCAGTTGTACTCACAAGAACTGCAGTATCTACCGGTATGTTTGACAAGATCTACCCCAACCCCGCGAGTTCAAATCTGATAGTGAAATACTTGCCGGCAGTAAGTGCAAAAGCAGTGATTTCCTTAGTGAATTACAATGGTTTGACGGTATATGAAAAAGAGATGGCATTAGACGGATTGACGGTTACCATTGATGTGAGCAGGGTACCCTCAGGTATGTATATGTTGTATACCCGATCAAAAGATTATAGCTTTTATACAAATGTAGTGGTAGCCCATTAG
- a CDS encoding MauE/DoxX family redox-associated membrane protein gives MKKKLLIEIIASLLIILFLYTGITKLIEHATFRYQLSISPWSLLASWSGIVSWVLPIGEVLLAAMLLITACRKTAFIASAILFAGFLVYLGMLLGSGTKLPCTCGGIISSMSWNAHVWFDAACLLLCMTGIWLVHNTYRILNQH, from the coding sequence ATGAAAAAGAAGCTGCTTATTGAAATCATTGCGTCTTTACTCATCATATTGTTTTTGTATACCGGAATAACCAAACTGATTGAGCATGCCACATTCAGATATCAACTGAGTATTTCCCCCTGGTCACTGCTTGCTTCCTGGTCTGGAATTGTATCCTGGGTATTGCCAATAGGAGAAGTATTGCTCGCAGCAATGTTGCTGATTACTGCATGTCGCAAAACAGCTTTCATTGCAAGTGCTATCCTCTTTGCCGGATTCCTGGTCTACCTGGGAATGTTGCTTGGTAGTGGCACCAAGTTACCCTGTACCTGCGGGGGAATCATCAGCAGTATGAGCTGGAATGCACATGTGTGGTTTGATGCCGCATGTTTATTACTGTGCATGACCGGCATCTGGCTGGTGCATAATACATACCGGATTTTAAATCAGCATTAA
- a CDS encoding SusC/RagA family TonB-linked outer membrane protein: MLKNLPCILIRITGLLFLCSTAFAQQNNTPATPAKEIILKGKIFDADERTGLPGVTVRVKVGNKGTTTTPDGSYTLKVHENSTIVISLIGYVTQEIAVNKQEAIDVFLEKDVKSLNETVVIGYGSQKRANVLGSVAVVNTTEIQDLPVANLATALQNKVPGVSTAQSSGRPGSTTTVTIRNPVTWAATGASTDPLYVIDGFQMTKADFDNLDATMVESITFLKDAAASIYGARGANGVVLVKTRMGKPGKPRISYAGSYGISNATYIPEMLNSYDHASMLNSKYTSLKDANTAKYYTDDELTYLKSHNYNWIDDVWKKSHLSRHTINVSGGSERVTFFAGANYYKEDGNVGDLYSNKYGVRLGINAKIVDNLTATVSFATDNSIVNRPTPKTVASGTTEQSDQMNATVSALLLTPGWVPMYIDGKPVYSSVPGWSPAELVKTGSYAKTKSQGQTINAALDYKLPAIKGLSFRVQYGRNARTDFGKEYYVPYYLYNFIREGAHVTSQNVIFTNKTTATNATTFIKNGNVMLENYGGSSNYQLDEMVTYARTFGKHDFNLLLVAEQGESQSDAFNTRRETVVIPGIDELFAFSQDKSLYDNGGSAGETGRMSYLGRLNYSFSERYLLEATFRADASPNFPKDSRWGYFPSVALGWRISQEDWFHRSVKFIDDLKVRFQVGLTGNDAVRNYQYKERYTQTTGMLFGSTYTSGLSNNDIPNEHITWEKALYKNLGFDGTFFNSKFNFAIDLWHRYNYDMLQQPTNTVPSTFGVAIADQNYGKLKSWGLEASLGYNGVINKDFKYYAAINFGISDNRVIRKYYGAGDTAWKNPIGRRTDNGMEGYRSTGIVRTPKEAEDFLISHPNWTIDGNPLIAGYMNYQDINGDGKIDANDKTRIAPRSSSIFGMGFNLGGSWKDLKLNISVSLQVGGYEAYDKTARTPPSENARALGIWKDSWSPNNPNAKYPLMNSPLISEVSDFWVRSATAMRVNNAQLSYSLPKELSAKWKIPELRMFLTGSNLWVLINHQPYKDPATNLAIDYPALRTYTFGLNLSL, from the coding sequence ATGTTAAAAAATCTACCATGTATCCTGATAAGGATAACAGGATTGCTATTTTTATGTTCCACGGCCTTTGCACAGCAGAATAACACGCCTGCTACGCCGGCAAAAGAAATCATCTTAAAAGGGAAAATCTTTGACGCTGATGAAAGGACCGGGCTCCCCGGAGTAACGGTTCGTGTAAAAGTAGGTAACAAAGGAACAACTACCACTCCCGATGGATCCTATACCTTAAAGGTCCATGAAAACTCTACCATTGTCATCTCCCTCATCGGTTACGTCACACAGGAAATTGCTGTCAACAAACAGGAAGCTATTGATGTTTTCCTGGAAAAAGACGTAAAATCCCTGAATGAAACCGTCGTTATCGGTTATGGTTCGCAAAAGCGCGCAAACGTACTGGGCTCTGTTGCAGTGGTGAATACTACCGAAATACAGGATCTGCCCGTAGCCAACCTGGCCACTGCTCTCCAAAACAAGGTACCAGGTGTATCTACCGCCCAGTCTTCAGGACGCCCCGGTTCCACCACCACGGTCACCATCCGTAACCCTGTCACCTGGGCCGCTACAGGTGCATCCACCGATCCGCTCTACGTAATAGACGGTTTCCAGATGACGAAGGCAGATTTTGACAACCTGGATGCAACCATGGTAGAAAGTATCACCTTCCTTAAAGATGCCGCTGCCTCCATCTATGGTGCCAGGGGTGCAAACGGTGTGGTATTGGTGAAAACAAGGATGGGCAAACCCGGCAAACCACGCATCAGTTATGCAGGTTCCTATGGTATTTCCAACGCAACCTACATTCCTGAAATGCTCAATAGTTATGACCATGCCAGCATGCTCAATAGCAAATATACCAGCCTCAAAGATGCCAATACCGCCAAATATTACACTGATGATGAACTGACCTATCTCAAATCACACAACTATAACTGGATAGATGATGTCTGGAAAAAATCACATCTCTCCCGCCATACCATCAATGTAAGCGGTGGTAGTGAGAGAGTGACTTTTTTCGCCGGCGCCAACTACTACAAAGAAGATGGAAACGTAGGCGACCTGTATAGCAATAAATATGGTGTGCGCCTGGGCATCAACGCTAAAATTGTGGATAACCTGACCGCTACTGTCTCCTTTGCTACAGACAACTCTATCGTGAACAGGCCTACGCCCAAAACCGTTGCCTCAGGAACCACCGAACAGTCAGACCAGATGAACGCAACTGTAAGCGCGCTGCTGCTCACACCAGGATGGGTACCTATGTACATCGATGGTAAACCGGTATATTCCTCTGTACCCGGCTGGAGCCCCGCAGAACTGGTGAAAACAGGCAGTTATGCCAAAACCAAATCACAGGGTCAGACCATCAACGCCGCATTGGATTATAAACTACCTGCCATCAAAGGGCTTTCCTTCCGTGTACAATACGGACGCAATGCCCGCACTGATTTTGGCAAGGAATACTATGTACCTTACTACCTGTATAACTTTATCAGGGAAGGGGCACATGTTACTTCCCAGAACGTGATCTTTACCAACAAGACCACTGCTACCAACGCCACCACATTCATCAAGAACGGGAACGTGATGCTGGAAAACTATGGTGGTTCATCCAACTATCAGCTGGATGAAATGGTTACATACGCACGCACTTTTGGTAAGCATGACTTCAACCTGCTGCTAGTAGCAGAACAGGGCGAGTCACAGAGCGATGCTTTCAATACCCGCCGTGAAACGGTCGTTATTCCGGGAATTGATGAACTCTTCGCATTCAGCCAGGATAAATCACTGTATGACAATGGTGGTTCTGCTGGCGAAACCGGTCGTATGAGTTACCTGGGCCGCCTGAACTATAGTTTCTCTGAAAGATACCTGCTGGAAGCTACTTTCCGTGCAGATGCTTCTCCTAATTTCCCGAAGGATTCCCGCTGGGGTTACTTCCCTTCCGTAGCCCTCGGCTGGAGGATCTCCCAGGAAGACTGGTTCCATCGCAGTGTGAAATTTATCGATGACCTGAAGGTCCGCTTCCAGGTGGGGCTGACAGGTAACGATGCGGTGAGAAACTACCAATACAAAGAAAGATATACCCAGACAACAGGTATGCTCTTCGGGAGCACCTATACCAGTGGGCTGAGTAACAATGATATTCCCAATGAACACATCACCTGGGAAAAAGCCCTTTACAAAAACCTGGGCTTTGATGGTACCTTCTTCAATTCAAAGTTCAACTTTGCAATAGACCTCTGGCACCGCTATAACTACGATATGTTGCAACAGCCTACCAACACTGTTCCTTCCACCTTTGGGGTGGCTATTGCAGACCAGAACTATGGCAAACTGAAATCATGGGGCCTTGAAGCAAGCCTGGGTTACAATGGTGTAATCAATAAAGATTTCAAATACTATGCTGCCATCAACTTCGGTATTAGCGACAATAGAGTGATCCGCAAATACTATGGTGCAGGCGATACCGCCTGGAAGAATCCAATAGGCCGCAGAACGGACAATGGGATGGAAGGTTATAGATCTACCGGCATTGTACGCACACCAAAAGAGGCAGAAGATTTCCTCATCTCACACCCGAACTGGACGATTGATGGTAACCCCCTCATCGCTGGTTACATGAACTACCAGGACATCAATGGGGATGGTAAAATAGATGCGAATGATAAAACCCGGATCGCACCGAGAAGCAGCAGCATTTTTGGGATGGGCTTTAATCTTGGCGGAAGCTGGAAAGACCTGAAGCTGAACATCAGTGTAAGTCTGCAGGTAGGCGGATACGAAGCATATGATAAAACAGCGAGAACGCCTCCTTCAGAGAACGCCCGCGCACTCGGTATCTGGAAAGACTCCTGGTCACCCAATAATCCGAATGCGAAGTATCCGCTCATGAACTCTCCACTCATCAGCGAAGTATCTGACTTCTGGGTGCGTAGTGCAACAGCCATGCGTGTGAACAATGCACAGTTATCTTACAGCCTGCCTAAAGAGCTGTCTGCAAAATGGAAAATTCCTGAACTGCGCATGTTCCTGACAGGTTCAAACCTGTGGGTACTGATCAATCATCAGCCTTACAAAGACCCGGCTACAAACCTGGCGATCGATTATCCTGCACTGCGTACATACACATTTGGGCTGAACCTGAGCTTGTAA
- a CDS encoding RagB/SusD family nutrient uptake outer membrane protein: MQSKINYIYIFLLLGLCSCSKILDKTDLSGIDEMAWDNESTATLYLNRLYDLAMPTWPNLQGAGTLPTAIHDLADDYNGGDNKLWYGTLSVDNVNDFYGGNASTNAWAYIRKINILLTEIEKGTLDTDTKTKIKAQAYFLRGWIYFQLVKLYGGVPYINHPQDWITENLFVKRNKTSECIDSIARDFDMATKCPASWGSADKGRITRGAALGIKGRMLLYWASPQFNPNKDQARWERAYQANRNAYDTLLIDGAALYPSYANIWLDEGTGNKEVIMLRSFDGANKASTFDDAARPYSESNGGGGSYQPTLDLVETYPTKDGLPITDASSGYDAVYYWKNRDPRFDATIAYNGCTWPLSNKTNRRQWNYAGMTDDKSKPCVTGFYCRKNCNTATIKDNTKLGKTDWVELRLAEVMLNLAECANATGRTQEAYDMLIAIRKRAGINPGTDNMYGLKTGISQDELRTVILNERRIELAFEGKRYDDMRRNKLFDQLNGKKRRILTLSIKSPYTVAILEKTDGEGIMLRDKLDINGSDYTTYFSPAVGYLDTQGSINYPSNYYFYGIPTSNIQRNPSLEQTQGWNSGTFNPYE, from the coding sequence ATGCAAAGTAAGATTAACTATATATACATCTTCCTCCTGCTGGGGCTTTGCTCCTGCTCCAAGATCCTGGACAAAACGGACCTCTCAGGTATCGATGAAATGGCCTGGGATAATGAGTCTACTGCCACTCTTTACCTGAACAGGTTGTATGACCTTGCCATGCCTACCTGGCCCAATCTGCAGGGGGCAGGTACGCTTCCTACTGCAATTCATGACCTGGCTGATGATTACAACGGTGGCGATAACAAATTGTGGTATGGAACACTCTCAGTAGACAATGTCAACGACTTCTATGGTGGTAATGCATCTACCAATGCCTGGGCCTACATCCGCAAGATCAATATCCTGCTCACTGAAATTGAAAAAGGTACACTGGATACAGATACTAAAACAAAGATTAAAGCACAGGCCTATTTTCTCCGTGGATGGATTTACTTCCAGCTGGTGAAACTATATGGTGGTGTGCCATATATCAATCATCCACAGGACTGGATCACAGAAAACCTTTTCGTAAAAAGAAACAAAACTTCTGAATGTATAGATTCTATCGCGAGAGACTTTGATATGGCGACTAAATGCCCTGCCAGCTGGGGTAGTGCTGACAAAGGACGTATTACCAGGGGCGCTGCATTAGGTATCAAAGGCCGTATGCTCCTTTACTGGGCAAGCCCTCAGTTCAATCCAAACAAAGATCAGGCGCGCTGGGAACGTGCATATCAGGCAAACAGAAATGCATATGATACCCTGCTCATAGATGGAGCAGCCCTGTATCCTTCCTACGCCAATATATGGCTGGATGAAGGTACAGGTAACAAAGAAGTCATTATGCTGCGTTCATTTGACGGGGCTAACAAAGCCAGCACATTTGACGATGCTGCCCGCCCTTACTCTGAATCAAATGGGGGAGGAGGTTCTTATCAACCTACACTGGACCTGGTAGAGACTTATCCTACTAAGGATGGATTGCCTATCACCGATGCTTCTTCCGGTTATGATGCGGTGTACTACTGGAAAAACCGTGATCCCCGCTTTGATGCAACCATTGCTTACAATGGCTGTACATGGCCGCTGAGCAATAAAACCAATCGCAGGCAATGGAACTACGCTGGTATGACAGACGATAAAAGCAAACCCTGTGTAACAGGTTTCTATTGCCGCAAAAATTGTAATACAGCGACGATTAAAGATAATACCAAACTGGGTAAAACTGACTGGGTAGAACTGCGCCTGGCCGAAGTCATGCTCAACCTGGCAGAATGTGCAAATGCGACCGGCCGTACACAGGAAGCATACGATATGCTGATTGCTATCCGCAAAAGGGCTGGCATCAATCCGGGTACAGACAATATGTACGGTTTAAAAACCGGTATATCACAGGACGAGCTGCGTACTGTCATCCTGAATGAGCGCCGGATCGAACTGGCTTTCGAAGGTAAACGCTATGACGATATGCGTCGTAATAAACTATTCGATCAGCTGAATGGTAAGAAGAGAAGAATACTCACACTGTCCATAAAATCACCTTATACAGTAGCTATCCTGGAGAAAACCGATGGCGAGGGCATCATGCTGCGCGACAAGCTGGATATCAATGGTAGTGACTACACTACCTATTTCTCACCGGCAGTGGGTTACCTGGATACACAGGGGTCTATAAATTATCCTTCTAATTATTATTTTTACGGTATACCTACATCAAATATACAACGGAACCCATCGCTGGAACAGACACAAGGATGGAACAGCGGCACCTTTAATCCTTACGAATAA
- a CDS encoding DUF3826 domain-containing protein: MKKYFILAAICLGHHAFAQYPTIPKAVQQVSDSMLEGAKKHADEAWQKALPIVTQEARNGKPYIPYASRPTDLPQASIPAFPGAEGGGAYTFGGRGGKVFVVTSLADEGPGTLREACDQGGARTVVFNVAGIIHLKTPIILRAPYITIAGQTAPGDGVCVAGESFWIDTHDVVIRFMRFRRGETTVGRRDDALGGNPIGNIIIDHCSASWGLDENISLYRHMYNPGEGYQEEKLPTVNITIQNCISSEALDTYNHAFGSTLGGENCAFIRNLWACNAGRNPSVGWFSIFNFVNNVVFNWKHRTVDGGDYRSQFNIINNYFKPGPVTPRDENVGHRIIKPESGRSKLKYQQFGRTYVSGNIMEGYDNINKNNWDGGVQVEDLGNAGQYTADMKVDHPAPMPKMTILSANDAYQYVLDNAGATLPVRDPVDKRVVEQVRTGKIQYKDNTESKIGSEFIKRRLAPDSYKLGIIYDIAQVGGYPEYKGKPYKDADGDGMPDEWETKHGLNPKDASDAVKDKNGDGYTNIEDFLNDIKGDKKPYTMIINERVAKIVSTLGIEEPVKNDQVQAIIAQQYVDIKDNEGKKDTALLHELHQHYLSKLSSVLTTEQVTKVKDGMTYSILPVTYGAYLDMLPNLTAAQQQQIMTWLVEAREHAMDAGTSEQKHAVFGKYKGRINNYLSASGIDMKKAEADWKKRRNEK; encoded by the coding sequence ATGAAAAAGTATTTCATACTGGCAGCAATTTGTCTCGGGCACCATGCATTTGCTCAATATCCAACCATACCGAAAGCTGTACAGCAGGTAAGTGATTCTATGCTGGAAGGTGCCAAAAAGCACGCTGACGAGGCATGGCAGAAAGCATTACCCATTGTAACGCAGGAAGCACGCAATGGCAAGCCATATATACCTTATGCTTCCCGGCCTACCGATCTGCCACAGGCCAGCATTCCTGCCTTCCCCGGCGCTGAAGGTGGTGGTGCATATACCTTTGGCGGTCGTGGAGGTAAAGTATTCGTAGTAACAAGTCTGGCCGACGAGGGGCCTGGTACGCTCCGCGAAGCCTGTGATCAGGGGGGCGCACGTACCGTAGTTTTCAACGTAGCCGGTATCATCCATTTAAAGACCCCCATTATCCTTCGTGCACCCTATATCACCATCGCGGGGCAGACCGCCCCAGGTGATGGTGTTTGTGTAGCCGGCGAAAGCTTCTGGATCGATACGCATGATGTAGTGATCCGGTTCATGCGCTTCCGCAGAGGCGAAACGACCGTAGGTCGTCGTGATGATGCACTGGGTGGCAATCCAATTGGTAACATCATCATCGACCACTGCTCCGCCAGTTGGGGCCTGGATGAGAACATCTCCCTGTACCGCCATATGTATAACCCGGGAGAAGGTTACCAGGAAGAAAAACTCCCGACTGTCAACATCACTATTCAGAACTGTATTTCATCAGAAGCACTGGATACTTACAACCATGCTTTTGGCAGTACACTGGGTGGGGAAAACTGTGCCTTCATCCGCAACCTCTGGGCTTGTAATGCAGGACGTAATCCTTCAGTGGGCTGGTTCAGTATCTTCAACTTTGTGAATAACGTTGTGTTCAACTGGAAACATCGTACCGTAGATGGTGGCGATTACCGTTCACAGTTCAACATCATCAATAACTATTTCAAACCCGGTCCTGTCACGCCAAGGGATGAGAATGTAGGCCATCGTATTATCAAGCCGGAATCCGGCCGTAGCAAACTGAAATACCAGCAGTTTGGCAGAACATACGTAAGCGGCAATATCATGGAAGGCTATGATAACATCAATAAAAATAACTGGGATGGCGGTGTACAGGTAGAAGACCTTGGTAATGCAGGACAATACACAGCAGATATGAAAGTAGATCATCCGGCACCAATGCCTAAGATGACGATTCTCTCTGCAAACGACGCTTACCAGTATGTACTGGACAATGCAGGTGCGACCCTGCCAGTACGTGACCCCGTAGATAAACGAGTGGTTGAACAGGTGCGCACCGGTAAGATCCAGTACAAAGACAACACCGAATCTAAAATTGGTAGTGAATTCATCAAACGCAGACTGGCGCCTGATTCCTATAAGCTAGGTATCATTTACGATATTGCACAGGTAGGTGGTTATCCTGAATACAAGGGCAAACCTTACAAAGATGCTGATGGCGATGGTATGCCCGATGAATGGGAAACTAAACATGGCCTGAACCCAAAAGATGCCAGCGATGCAGTAAAAGATAAGAATGGCGACGGGTATACCAATATCGAAGATTTCCTGAATGACATCAAAGGTGACAAGAAGCCATATACCATGATCATCAATGAGCGCGTAGCTAAGATCGTATCCACATTGGGGATTGAAGAGCCGGTAAAGAATGACCAGGTACAGGCCATCATTGCACAGCAATATGTGGATATCAAAGACAACGAGGGTAAAAAAGATACAGCGCTCCTGCATGAACTGCACCAGCACTACCTGTCAAAACTCTCTTCCGTATTAACTACTGAACAGGTGACGAAAGTAAAGGATGGTATGACATACAGCATCCTGCCTGTCACCTATGGCGCTTACCTGGACATGCTGCCTAACCTGACAGCTGCCCAACAGCAACAGATTATGACCTGGCTGGTTGAAGCCCGGGAACATGCCATGGATGCAGGTACTTCCGAACAAAAACATGCAGTGTTTGGCAAGTACAAAGGAAGAATCAACAACTACTTATCAGCATCCGGTATTGATATGAAAAAAGCAGAAGCAGACTGGAAGAAACGTAGGAATGAAAAATAA